Below is a genomic region from Castanea sativa cultivar Marrone di Chiusa Pesio chromosome 2, ASM4071231v1.
CAAAGAGCACGTAACGCAAACTAATAATGTTGGAAAAGTTTAAGGTCATTGATTGTAATATGACTTTGATTGATTAAATCCATGTTGGATGAGTGTAGTAGAGAATTTTTCAAACCATTGTTTGGATTCTCGTTTAAACCATTACTAAGATTTTTTAAGCTTGTACACTTGATGCTCTCCGTTATCGTGAAAACCTAGAAGAAGGGTCATGTAAACCTCTTCATAAAGGTCACCATGAAGGAATACAttaataacatccaattggaCGAGATACCATTGGTTCACAACAGTTAATTCCAATAAGCGTCAATCAAGCCTTTTGCCATCAATCAAGCCTTATACCATCGTTGAGAAATTCGGACCGGACCGTACGGTCCGACCGTATTACCCGAAAACCGTTCATCAATATGGGTTTTTAACTCTCAAGAACCGGCCTATACAAGAAAAGCAGTAAACTGTCCAAACCGCGGTCGAACCTTGCGGGTTTGAGAACCGTTGACGGGTCTTGCGGTTCAGATctggattttatttttggtacttaCCACCATTGTTGATGCTTCAAACCACCATGAGATGCTGTTAGACCTTTAGATTGCATcgcctctcttcttcttttctgtcTCACTCACgctttctctctaatttttctgcattttttgcctttttgccGTTTTAGTTTCTGTGTCTGGACTGAGGACTCTGGAGTTGCTTTGTAGACGATGGAGACGTTGAAGAACCGGTGAAGAAATGCTTGGCTGTCATCTACTCACTGACCAACCACTTTATTCTTGGGCTTTGTTTTGTATTTAggatattatttaatgagtagacttctagcttcttcttttcaagtcctttattttttttgttttccacttTTAAATTTCATTGGACAGTTGACCATTCTATTGGGCTTGAGCATCAAGGCATGGGCTTAGACGTAggcttcataaaaaaaaattattttcataaaattatgtttttggtacttaaatattttcttattttagtccaattttctattatttctaatttaatatatttatttatttattaaataattattaaattaattatgacattatcACGGTTCAACTTCGGTCtaaccttaaaaaccttgaacctctctcttTTTCGGTTCATTAAACGGTCCGGGTCTGAAAACCTTGCCTTATACCTCTTAAGACTACCATATCTACATTGTATATCAATTAGTAGACCCATTTGCATCGAATTGAACAGTTACCAACAATGAGAGATGTGACAATCCAAGCATTATTTATCCCtaattctcaaatctcaatatCAATGGCAACCCTCCAATTagcatatttcatttttaattgagaattgaaattaattcttcgagatattttgatttttagtttttaaatagtGAATTCTTTGGATGGGATATGAAGGGCTACGATTGAAATACGTGATAACATGTCAATCTTAAGAGAAATTAGAATCTTTACTAGAATAATGCAAATgtgactctttttttatttttgtttttcaacgTGTACATAGTAAATGACTCAACTCATTGAGAATGATAGTTCCAGGAAACTGTTATgtcaataattaatcataagcAATAGAGCAAACCACAAACACTAAAACGAGTAGACTACACAACATGAACATAGCTCAATACTAATGACTGAGAAGATGTAGCTCTTATTTCTAAAACGAGTAAAGTACTTCCACGTATAATAGTACAATGACTGAGAAGATGTAGCTCGTATTTCTAAATATTTAGCTACACATTTAGTTGGATGGTGGTGGCTTGTGGGGTGGTTTGTGAGAGGGACTTGGTGGCTTCCTTTCAGCAGTTGGAGGCTTCAAGTGCTTTCGGGGTGGCTTGTGCTCTGGTGGTGGCTTCTCTCCTTTACCCTTTGGAGGAGGTTTGCCATCAATGGAAGAAGACTCCAATAAAAGGTGCCCAGGGTGATGATCATGTGGTGGTGGCGTCTCTCCCTTACCTGGGGTTTGTCGCTTGTGTTTTGGGAGTGGTTCCTCTTCCTTGTCATGTGGGGTTGGTGGCTTGTGTTTTGGTGGTGGCTTTTCTCCCTTAGGAGGAGGTTTGCCATCAATGGAAGTAGACTCCAATAGAAGGCGTCCAGGGTGATGATCTCGTGGTGGCGGCTTCTCTCCCTTACCTGGGGTTGGTGGTTTGTGCTCTGGCAATGGCTTCTCTTCCTTATTGAGTGAGGTTGGTGGCTTGTGTTTTGGGGGTGGCTTTTCTCCCTTAGGAGGTTTGTGCTCATGTTTAGGAGACTCATGGTGGTCAGCAAGTGAGGCAGTGCTTAGAAGCACCACTCCAAGGAGTAACACTAGGAAGTATTTGGTAGTAGTCATCTTTCGTCTTTGGATGCTTCAAAACAGCAAGACTTCATGGCCTTTTATAACTAATACAAGAGCCTATTGCGTCAGATCCTTCGTCATTCAGCCCTTAAAATATACCCTAGAATAGACATTTTTGGGTTCAAAATCGATATCTTTCCTTCCTCAGTATTCAATTATTTGAGTTCAAAAGTTTGACAATGTACCGAGGTTGGTCCTGGTGAAGGCTAGTGACATATATAACGAATTTAGCTCTTTCGCTTTCCATGCAGCGATCTCCTTTGCACGCAACCTTAGGATCTTTTAAGTTAAAGCGTAGTAtagttcctcaattttcttaCTCTGATTTTTTAAATCCTAAGCATAGATATCATCATTcccccaaaaagaagaaaatccaTATATTGGTCATGCAATATGTATGTGGTCCACATCAAGGCCCAACCGCAAGAAACGTAAGAAAAAATATCAGTTGAATTCAAAGGGCCATAAGCTTCGGCGGGGTGAGAGatagttagaacttagaatCCATTATATATGACACGTGTAATATAGGAAgagttttaattgtttttgtgGGTTAAAAAACAGTGATTTCCCATTTAAGGGCAAGTGTCGTTGGGCTGCAAGCCCATTGAGCCTTTTATGAATTTTCTACTGGTGTTACTATCTTcatttatcatctttttttaatgatcatTTTTCATCGCATGGGATTGGAGTCCGACATTGTGcgtagattatatatataatgtcgGCATGATAAATGTACAGATTTAGCTAACACATGCAACAAAAGTGCACAAATGGGGTTTCTCAGATTCCCACTTAGGATGGCTACTTTATTACTGGATATTGCATAAGTGGttacaagaaagaaaaatgtttaGTACGTACACATCCCTTATTATACACATAATATATacactctctaaaaataagaaaaattgtgGCTTCAGGTTTTAATTTCGAATTTCAAAACTTCAAGTCAcagtttttcttgttttttgaaattgtgTGTATCATGTGCAAGTGTTGAAGAGCAAAATAAACATTGGCCAGAAGAAATATGCAAATTAACCAAGAAAGTCATGTACCTCtacaacacaattttttttaattgaattgtACTAACAGTCAGCTGGGCTTAGAGAAGTCTGTGAAACCTTCAGTAGTCGATAAAAATGTTAATGCAACCTGATGGGGCAGAAATCAAACTTTATAGTGTCATATAAAATATGTAGACAAATGTTTACAAAATAGATCATGTAGTAATTAAGCACCGTAATGGATATCAAATAATTGACCATTCGCAAATGAGTATGAACTGTTGAATTAGAGGAATACTGATCATGTGGCTCGTTACAAATACTATCTTTGGACTAATCAATAGCACCACCATTACTATATATGTAGTTTATGCTTTCATATTTTCTAATACCGTCCAACATTTATTTATCACGATGGTTTCGTTCTTCTCTATGTACTTTCTGTGtggtaggggaaaaaaaagcaaCTTGTCAATGTGCAGTTAAACTGATGGCTTTAACAGATTAACAATAATATTTCTGCCAATAGGATTGTGATTCATtgttaaaatgaaataatagataaaatggAACTCTCTTTTGCTAGAAAGTTGAATTCCAAGAGTTAGTATTAGGGATTTAGTACAAGAcccattcttggttttttttttttttttatagataattacaacatgctgctaaccctaCAGCTCGAACAATTTCCTTCTTAAACCTCCAAACATTTAGTACATGAAGAAGTGTCTTTCTTGACTTTAGACCAAAACAGAGAATAACTTTTAAAACCGCTAGCGGTGTGATCTCTCCTTCATGAGAAAATCACTGAGGCCAACAAATTATGCATTTCTAGTTTGATTACAGGAATTAGTTTAGCAAAAACTTAAgcctaaaaattcaaaattgataatTGCAACTGACagttttttaatgaaatgaCCAGCGATTTACCAAAGTTATTAGGGGGAcaatggaaaaggaaaaggttaAAGTAGCTCATTAAAGTTTTTCGTTGTTTACAAACTCATCTATCTTTCCgttctgtttctcaaaaaaaaactatctttccGCTCCGCTGGGATTTGCTAGTGATGTTATGTTACAAAAGGCTCAATCAACGGAATGGTTTTTTTGACTTGAAGTGTAGATTTTGGACTTTTTGAGTATATGAGCAAATCAGTGACGTTAGAGTGAAAGAGACacgttttaaatatataaagttaCTTCGACTTACCAAAATATGTAAGGAACGATTAAAAAATGAGTCTAGCTATGAATAGAGACACCTCTACGTTGGACATAGCTTTTGCTAAGTCTATTGTTTAGAAGAGGGCGAAAAATTATTGCTTGTGTGTAGTCCACGTCTCACATGGGAACATTACTCCTGAAATATACAAGTATTAATGTACATGTGTGTGGAGTCCACTCCTCATATGAGAGAATGGAGCATTACTCCCGGAATATATAAAAGCACtagtattggtggtgctaaaaaactatattactatttttagcaCTACCAAATAACAAAATGTGGCTACATTGGTGCAgtcaaagttatattttttggCTCTATAGTTGTAGTGCACAGCTTCTTTTAGCTGTGCACTATAGctcatcaatataaaaaaaatattattaaattgttgtgtttacacaatttttaataaaaaaatctttttagttGTGTTCACATtgctttttaataaattttttatattattttaaccaaataaataaCAGTGTTCGCACTATGGTtgggtgtattataaagtgataatgtaaaataaataaagtagctttttatGGAGCCATATTACTAAATTTATGGCCCCACCAAGGAACtaccttattttttttgatagaaaggagtattatttaatataaatagagCTACAtcagtttatatatatgtggggtATGAGAATTCCGAGTAAGGTGATCACATCACGTGTCACGCTTGGCCGAGAAGGACAGTTGCTGGGCCGAGGAAGCCACGCCCTTGGATTTTATGAACACGTCATCAATACGCAATCAAAAGAGGCTCTACTGTGCAGAAAAGGCTTTAGGAAGGGAGATGGCAGTGACAGGATTGAAAAGCTAGAtactgccaccacatttaatgcatcccaccaaaccttctgaccgcatttatgtggaaaagacctGTGAACAATGTTGCCTTGGACACTGCATCTCTTAGGAACTTGAAGAAAATGATAGATAAGATTGGAAGATGGGGAAGGCCAGGATCATCTGAAAGTATCTATATAAGATAAAAGATCCCCCATGGGAAGGGGAATcgggaaaaaagagagagaaaacactgtagactgaagaacaatatttgtaatttattttgagaagagagaaatataagaatcaatctcctcggcttgagtccgataACAAATCTCATTGTATAAACTATTTCATCTTCATCCCACTGTAATTTTAAGCCCATTGTCATCACTAATTCAACTCATTAAAACTTAGATCT
It encodes:
- the LOC142626065 gene encoding uncharacterized protein LOC142626065; this translates as MTTTKYFLVLLLGVVLLSTASLADHHESPKHEHKPPKGEKPPPKHKPPTSLNKEEKPLPEHKPPTPGKGEKPPPRDHHPGRLLLESTSIDGKPPPKGEKPPPKHKPPTPHDKEEEPLPKHKRQTPGKGETPPPHDHHPGHLLLESSSIDGKPPPKGKGEKPPPEHKPPRKHLKPPTAERKPPSPSHKPPHKPPPSN